Below is a genomic region from Tripterygium wilfordii isolate XIE 37 chromosome 12, ASM1340144v1, whole genome shotgun sequence.
GTATAAAAAAATTGTAGATTTACAAtcctatatttttaaaatccgattcagaaaaggaaaaataaattgaattagGGAAAACCAAAACGGCAAAAGAGATAAAAGAGAACTCTTTTATTGGCTCACCGACCTTTATATTCAAGTTTCGCGGCAATTCTCTCTCTATAACCTACTCGCCTCTTcaagctttctctctctaaaattttCCTAaacctttcttcctctctctagCGTCTCTCCCGTCTTTGACAAGTCGTTCTCAAATCTCGTTATCCCTGCGATTAGTGAGTGATTGATTTCCGATCTAGAGATTAGGGTTTAAATGTACTGGAAAAGTGAATTGAAATAGTTTACCTTTTTTTGTagaattttgaaatattgtgTTAAAAACTTCGCGTGTTTttcgattctttggaagtgtTTTTACTGATTTTAGTTGTATCTGATTGTAGTTTTTGAATTGGTGCGGTTGTTTGGACTGATTTTCCTTGGTTCTCTgtgttgaaatttgaatttaggGATTTCGTGGGTATCCGTTATTTGTTCTTCTCAGATTTTGTAGAAGACGACATCAATTGCTGTGATGTGAGGCAgtaatttttattattgaattatgaagaattgaagttgtttttgCGTCAATCAATCAATTGCCACTGATACTAAACTCTTAAGGTGTAAATTTTTAAATCTGAAAAACCGGGTTTCTAAAAGTGAGGCTCGCTGTTAGGTGTTTGTTGGCCGTACTGTAGTTGTTTTCACCTTTTGTTTTCTGGATCAGTGTTTATTACTGTATCTTGGGCATTAATTCTGCTGGAATTTTGAGAATGAAACTGGAATTCTAAGAAGTATGAACATTAAATTGTTTAACAAGataaatatatttgttgttttattttaatttacaaagttgtctctttttttttaaagttaatttGGTGTAAGTAGAAACTCCTATGGATGGCATTTTTGTTTCTGATTTTCTCAGCAGCTCTGGATCTTCTATGGGGATTATTTCAAGAATCCCATTATTTGACACGTTAATGTTTGTTTTCAGGTAAAAGAATTTATTGATGGGCCCGGCCAGAAAATCCAGAAGTGTAAATAAGCGGTTTTCAAATGTAGATGAGACTTCTCCCGGTAATTCAAACAAAAGTAAACAAAAGGTGAGTCTTTGCTTCTTATGTATGATTTTTTCATGTGGTGAGACTGATTGATAGTGAAGCAGACATTTGATAAATTCTCGGTTTACCATTTTTTGCATATTCTTTCATTGTATGAATTTTTTTGCACTCTGGTTCTTAGATAGTCTTATGTTTAGAGTTGGTTTTCTCATTATATTTATTCTAAAGGTTCTTGATAGACTGTTATAGCTATCCGTAACAGGGTAGAATATAGAATCACGCCTTCGATGAATATGCATTCTGAAATATTTATTGATGGATATGTCCAATGCTGACTCTCTCAAGCTGTTTCCCGTAAAACATGTTTATTTTCACTTGGTGAAGTTTGAATTGTGAATATGTAatgttgtaagttgtaaccatATTTACTTCGCAGAAAGCAAATTTGTCTGATAAGTTAGGATCTCAGTGAAGAAAGGACTTTATTTTTAACTTATTGAATGTTGACGTTCATGTATACTATCTTGACCAACGTGTTTTTATACCCTGAAGAGGAAATTGTCAGATAAGTTAGGATCCCGGTGGAACAAGGGGGAGCTTCAGAGCTTTTATGAAGCATATCGAAAGTATGGAAAGGACTGGAAAAAGGTATTATCATCTGCATTCATCATTCAGTTTAGAATACTGTTTGTCCTTCCAACATGATAGGTGATATGTATGGCAATTGTTTTAGCCTGCACTTTGTATAATCTTCTCCTTCTGATTACTTATGTCCAGGTAGCTGCTGCACTGCAGAACAGATCTGTTGAAATGGTAGAAGGCCTTTATCATATGAATAAGGTATGGGTACATTTTTTAGTTCAGTGTTGTTGATTATGAGCAATATGTATCACCTTTCTTTTCATTTGGATTATCATAGCCACAGATAAAATTGGTTTCTGGATGAAATATCTGATACATCTGATTCAGCCCTTtatctttgcttttctttttctacatttaattattttcttcacTTTTATTTCTGGAGCATCTTTATTCATCCACCAGAGTTGAAGTTTGTAGCATGCTTTTATTATTCTGAGCAGCTCAGCTTAATCTGCTTTCTTTTGTGAAAAGTAACTTTTTTCAATGATACTTATGATTACGTGCGGGTTTACTTGGCTAATGAATCAGACTTGTTGAAGGTTAATTTGTAAAGTTGTTAGGTTTCTAACACTAAAAGTTCGTACTGTATAAAGCTTTGGTGCAGGAGAAGTGATATGATATATTCCCATTTTGATATTTCTGGCATGTCctcggaatttttttttatattcctGACAAGTTGAGTCAGTCATTTGCCTTAAAAGATATTGGTTTTATTGCTACTTGATAGTAAACTACCTTGCCAACATTTTAgtgttaaatattatttatacaTTCTGGGTGAGACTTAAAATTCCTGTAGTTTGAGTGCCTTGATTAGCATAGTATAgtaattatttaattgttttaatttacaGGCATATTTGTCCCTCCCTGAAGGAACAGCTTCTGTTGTAGGCCTTATTGCAATGATGACCGACCACTACAACGTCATGGTATGATTCAATACTAAAATTTTCCATTTGTTTGAACACTGTATCTAAATGTTTTAATTTGAAGTTTATGTATTAACTGGTTTGTCATTCAGGACTTGTCATATGTGTCTTGATCTGTTTGCTTGCTGATTAGTTGAATCACAATCTTGAGCTTGTTTTAATTTgttgaaaatgtgaaaaggaaTGTTATTATTGTGGATATTGAACTGACAGGAAGCAAGTGACAATGAACGGGAGAGCAATGAAGTTTCTGTAATGCCATCTCAACCTCAGAAATGTAAGAGGGCTAAAATTCAACAAATTGGGTTCAAGGAAAATCTTTTGCCTCGCTCTAAGGCATCTAGTGATGGATGCCTAGCATCATTGAAGAAGGTCTACACGGATGGTATGCTAACATGCTTGGGAGGGGCATTTTCTTTAGGTGTTTTTTAATCTTCTACTTCATTTTGATAGATAGGTTCTTCCTATTGTTTTCCTTCTATTTTTACATCATTGAGGAGAAGATTTGTCATAGTGCAAATGGTAGGACAATAAATAGTTTAGAGTTCATGAGGTGCTTTTCATTGGTTGTAGGCTCATTTCCTGGTAATAAACTCCCTCTATTAGAGATTGGTTTAGGAACAATAACTTAATGAAAGTATATCGAACATAAAATATTTCAAGTTAACTGAAGATAAAGTAAAGAAGAACCAAAGGCCGAATTCCATCCATGAGTTATAATGGTAAAAGATGTGTTAGAGTTCTAATGGAAGTATAATTCAAGAAGGGAAAATCTTCTCCTCTCTTTAAACTTTCAGATAACAACTATTGTCTAGGATTAATGGTAAACTGTAGTCATTTTGGAAGACAACTTTGATTCATTTCTCATTCTTAGAAATAAAATTTCGTGATATCATTACCTTTTTCTAGGAAATAAAAATGGAAGAGTTCTCTTTTAGCAATTTTTATGCTCATGTTTTGTTTATTGGGTTTGGTCCAGTCGATACCTAAATGCTATTGTATGGTGAATTTTAATGTTGTTATCGTGTCCCCTCTTTTTGTTGTTTGCTAAGTGTGTTCAAACCAAAATCCAATGCAGCTTAAGTATTGAATATCGATTACTTCAGATAATATTTGGTTACAAATGATTTTGGATATCAGTGAATGAAATTTGGGGTGACACAACAAAATTTTGTATCTCTGTTAAGAAGTAATTCTACACTGTCCGTAAGTAAGACTTCAAATCAGCTTAACTCAGCCAGGTACTTGATTATTTGGGCTTGGATTGGTTAGGAACTTCTGGAGTTGTAGTTTTTCTTGGCTATGatgtttcaattttgtttcacgttttagtttttaataatttataataagtTGCCCAGCTACAAggttgaaaagctcatgtaaaTGCATCAACTGAACATGATTCCATGTTATTTACCataagaaaattgaaatttgatacTATTTTAAGTGTGAGTCCACTGTgatgattttaattttcaacTAGGTGGTCAGCCTCTTGTGGTTAAGAAAAGGACACCACGCTTCCCCACTTTCTGTATGAGAGATGATGCAGAAAATCATGTTTCTCCTAAGACAATAGTTAGGGCAGTGGAGGCTGATACTAATGGCGATGAGGGTGCCCATGTTGCAGCCCTTGCATTAACCGAGGCGTCATTGAAAGGAGGCTCTCCTCCAGTCTCCAGGGCAGCAAACAGAAGAATGGAGCTTATCAAGTCACCAGCTGTTACACACTTCGAGAGGGAGGTGCGTGACTTTACATTCATATTGTATGCCATCAATCTGTTGTGTTtcctattttcttttattgaatgATGCCTTTCGTTTCTTTTCTACTTCATCAGATGTCACAATCAGAAAATGGTGAGGCCAAACTTCATGATTCTTCCATACGTGGAAACTTGATGGAGAGTGGTGTACGAGTTAGGGTAGCTGAAAACAGTTCTTCCGCTAGAGATACAATAACCATGGTGGATATGGAAGGTTTAAGTGCAGTTGAAATTCATCGAAAGGGGAAAAAGATCTACAGAAAGAAAGGGAGAGTTGAAATGATTCAACATGGTCAgtctgatgatgaagaagaagcatGTAGTGGCACTAAAGGACTCAGAGTCAATTCTCTTAATGGGGATGCATACATTGCTGTGTCAAATACTAAAGATGAGCAGATCTCTCATGGTCAAAGAAAGCGAAGCAAGAAACTTTTTACTGGAGGTATTTTAGTTCTGAGTTCAACTATTGCTGTTTGTGTTTTTGGTTATATAAGATAATCCTTTCATTCATTTGCAAGGTTGACGGATGTAAAGTTAACCATCTGCTTTGGGAAATGTGAATGAGTTTCGACATGAAAAACGAATTGGGATATGTGGCTTACTTTTTGGATTCAATTTGTAAAACAAATATGAACTATTGGGAATGTGCCAGATTATATAAAGCGAATGTTGCCTTCATCTTTGCCTCTGGTTACATTGTGGGAACTTTGCTTGCTGTGTGGATTTGTgcgaacatttttttttttaattcaaaagATGATTTATTGAAGCACCAAGGAGGTGcaaacatgaaaattttataaCTTCTGTTTGTGTAGTTATATTTGTGTTAATGCTCCTTTCCTCCGCAGATGAAAGCCATGCCTTGTATGCTTTGCAAATGTTAGCAGACGTTTCGCTAAGGGAAATTGGTGCGTACATGCATATACTTTTTCTTGTTATATTTCATTTGCTCCTGCGTTACTTTATTTTGGGGAGAGGGAGCAGAGTGCTTTTTTCTTTGAACTGTGTGCCTGCATTATTGGGCTTGCACTTGCACTTaaataagaaagagaaaaattgGATGCTATCACACTTAAGCGTTGGAGTCTTATAAGGATTATAATTCATTATTTGGTTTGTTAGAAGGGCGTAAATGCCCTTTTAGTTTGGATATCTTGGATTCCTGTTTTAATAAATACTTAACTATCCTCTAAACTCTGATGGTgtctgataggattgtcccacatcaaaagatgtgggagctaaggtgttgtttattaGGGGGAAGTACGGGcttcccttagtacccaaggttttctagtatgggttgggaggccttgggtacagccggcccatatgggtgggtgtcggttgggccttgggtgctgagcgtgtatgggcgcgactctatcaatggtatcgaagcatgatcttgttgtgccttcaacttggggcctCGCCTGCGGagtggtcggccatggtgctcgaccaacgtgggcgttggtcttgaaggggagggtattgagaggattatcccacatcgaaagatgtgggagctaaggtgttgtttattaGGGGGAAGTATGGGtttcccttagtacccaaggttttctagtatgggttgggaggccttgggtacagccggcccatgtgagtgggtgtcggttgggtcTTGGGTGCTGGGCGTGTATGGGCATGACCCTATCAATTTCTTTTGGTCTTCTGACCATTACTTTCAGGGATATGACAGGTTTAATCTTTTATTCTGATCCAATGCCTTCTCATGATGTCACAGAttttttaaagcataacttTTCATTATACACATCTCTTCTTTTGCTCAATTATACCTTCAAATTTGAAAATACGTTAGTAATTTGACAAGACATGGGTACTGTATGCTATAGTATTGTTAAGTCCTCTTGGAGGCCCTTTGCTTATGCTGCCAAAACTTTTGAAGATTGAAACTGAGGATACAAATTGAAATATGGAAattggttttaaaactgaaaactaATAACTCTTTGGTCATCCTTCTGACGTTGAaaacttgaaaggaaaaaatgtGCTTGTTAGACAATGCCATAGCTTCTACTAACCAAAGAAGCTATGGCATCGTCTTGctgattttctttttaagaaaTTTGGCCACTGGAACAAACTTTTGAAtggtctttcttttcttttcttttttgtttcctgAAAGAATCTTtctaaacaaattaaaaaacaacagCAAGAGAAGTGACTCCGAGTACACCTTTAATTTTCTGTTGTTTTTATCTGTttgctgttttttttgtttttttctcttttgtcctGTCTAGttcctttgacatatttttcccctttctttggTTGATCCAGAATCATCTGTCCAGTTGAAAGATGAAAAGATTATAATGGATGAAGGTGACAAATTTGATGTGCATGGAACCGCATCTATTAGCCTTCATAAAGGGAAAACCAAAAACCTGGGCTCAAAAGAAAAAGTATTTCACGCTATTACTACACATGAGGATACTAGCTCTAGAAAATCCAAGCTGGGAAAAAACTTTGTGTTTGTCTCTGGAACAAAAATGTCACCACAAGTAGCAAGTAATAAGCTCAAGAGAAAACGCAATTCTTTGTTATCGGAGGTAGGCATACGCATTCTTTATTAAGATGTGAACTTTTGAAACCCGTATTTGTCTTGTTCCCTCATGACAAGTTTAAGTTGCAGAGATCAGATGTTGAAGCTCATACAGATTCTCATTTGAGAAAGTCCTTAGAGCCTGAGGTATGGAGATTATATTATTTTCCATCATCTGCAATCTATATTTACAGCTTTTTTTTGTTGGCAAATAACTTGGTATGATAAATTGTATCTGTTATGTTTTGGGGGCAGAGTTCCATCATAAATTCTTCACAATCTTGTTTAGCGATACTTTTGCTTTAGACTCTTTTTGCCATGTTGTGGTATAGTAAAGGCTTTGCTTGCTGTTTTTTTGGGTCTTTGTAATAGGTTTGTAAATGCTTATGCTGACTTGAACTAGGCTGACTTAGTTTCTTTCAGCATGAAGGTCATTGAGTGCATCTACATGACTGAAGCCCtaatcacaattcacaagcCTTGCATAATTAAAGCAAGAGTGTGGCCTGACTTCCCGCATACATAATTCTCCACTTTCAAAATGGTTTTTCATTTGTTTAGCAATTTGAACACGAAGTATTTAGTTAGTCGGcagttttcttcctttttttcattGAAAGGTAAAGAActtcatttttcattgaaaaaataataaatgaaggCTCCAACAGGGTGCCCCCAATTACAAATGTCTACAGGAGATAAAGTCAATGACATGCAGAACAATCTCTGAAACACATTTTTAGCGGTCCCATTTAACATGCATCATACTTTTTAAACTAAAGAGAATTTCTATTTTGAACCTCTTAATCATCATGATGAAGAAAACTATGCTGCCTATTAATATACTCTTCCAGAAGGTAACACCACAACTGCATCTAATATTTTCTGTCATCTGTTTTCCTCTAGTTCCTTGGTTCTCCATATATCACCACTTTCGCTTCTCCTTAAGTTGTTTCTTGCGAGCAAAACGCTAGTTCAAAGGTTTCTCGTATTCTGGACCTTATCAATGTCTATAAAATAGCATTCCCTATCATATAAATTTTATCTCCAGATTGACCGATGATTTATCCATATTTTGAGCTAATTGTGAATCAAAACTAAAGTCCTTGAAATGTTTGTGGTTTTTCATAGGATCATTAGTTTGATGATTTGTGGGTGTTCATATCTATTAAATGCATTTATAAAAGGTGATTTAGTATGCAAACTCGATCTATCCTAGATATGaaagatttttatgtttttctcttCAATTGAAAACTTACATGTGTTATCACATACATGTGTGTATGCCCGAGGTCTCTGGATGTATTGGGAATTATTGTGGGACTAGGTagattaatatatatttgtgttcATTTGGCTTCAAATTGATGTTGATATTTTATTATACACTTTCGATTCATTTGTTTTAGGTCTTAGCTGAAGAGGAGTATATATTTAAGATGAATGGAAGACAGAGTGACCAAATTTCGTCTTCTTTAAAACAATGGCAATCGGTGGGAGCGCCTGGGGATTCCTCCATTGACAGTTATAGGACAACATTGCGGGCTGATCTAGAGGTATCAACTACACAAGTTTCTTCGTCAAGCCAGGTTAGTTTTCTACCTAGTAAAAGAAGCAGACGTAAGATGGATCTTAAGAGAACATTCTCCCCAAAAGAGATGAAGACTTCTGATAACACAATGAAGTTTCAGGATAACATATTGAAGGTAGAGTTGTCTCTTCTTTCACATAaaattatatgtatgtattttttcCTTCAATAACCTCTGTTATTGGAACTTGGGACCTGGTTTATGCATTTAGTTCATGCTCAAATTACAGGAAAAGCTTTGTAGTTGCTTGTCCTCTCGGCTGGTACAAAAATGGTGCATCTCTGAATGGTTCTATAGTTCAATTGACTACCCTTGGTTTGCTAAAAGGGAGTTCGTGGAATACTTAAATCATGTTGGATTGGGGCACATCCCAAGGCTAACTCGTGTGGAATGGGGCGTCATAAGAAGGTATTTAGTTTTCCTGAGTCCTTTTACCTGGCAGATGGCCTTGTTGACTTAAAATTGTTCTAAATATCAATGCTTATCATTACGTTGCTTTGGCCTATTGATACAGCTCTCTTGGCAAACCTCGGAGGTTTTCCGAACGTTTTCTATGTGAAGAGAGGGAAAAACTCAATCAATACCGGGATTCTGTTAGGAAGCATTACAGTGAACTTCGTAGTGGTATTAGGGAAGGCCTTCCTACGGACTTAGCTTGGCCACTATCAGTTGGGCAGCAAGTAATTGCCGTTCATCCCAAAACAAGAGATGTTAATTGTGGAAAAGTGCTTACTGTAGATCATGACAAGTGTAGGGTTCAGTTCGACCGTCCTGAAATAGGTGTTGGATTTGTCATGGTAGTTCCATTCCTTACGAATTTTTATATTAacattttgttgattttcatATAATCCATTTGTTTGGGGCTATATTTATTATGTTTTCATCGTGTACGCACCATAAAATCCAGATTCAATGATGTGTATTTATTAAAACATGGGGAAAACATTCAGATTTACAAGTCAAACTGTGCCAATCCATAGCTTTGCCACCACAAAATTTTGACTTGATTTAGATTCTTGAAGATTCAACATAGTCATACTTAGTCACTTCTATTTCCTTGGTGTGCAACATATGATTCCTGTCTTTATTATGGAGGTTGAGTAGTAAGGCAGCTGGAATGTGTTGTAATACCAGCGAAATATGAGTATTTTGATGTTTTCTCCTGCAACTAATGGGATGGTTGATTGCAGCCAGTTAGCTTCATTTTTTCATATACGTAATATGTCTGCATATCTATTGCAGTAGTCCTGTTGTTGCCAAAAGCTTGGGATCAACCAAGTATCATAGACCGAGGTTTACTAAATCATTTGCCTGTACGATACCACCTAGGTCTTGTTTCAATTTGAGTAgatctctttctttgtttttttttttttccaaatacagTCTAGTTTAGTTTATTTCTGCCTGTCTATTTATTCTAAATGTTGTGGTCATTCAATGCATGGTGCATTTTATCACATTGGGCTTTTAATTGGATTAGTtatcttttttttgttgaaagttCGAATTCCAGATGATTTATATAAGTTTATTGCAACTGCTGGTCATCATTTACCATATTGCCAATGGTCGAATCCATCTCTCTTTTTTCAAGTATCctttttgtctccttctttggAATGACTTTTGAGGAACTCCATCACAGGATATTGACTGCATGCCTGCAAATCCTTTGGATAATATGCCTGAAGTTCTTAGGAGACGGAGGTTTCCAATACCAAAGGAGCTGCAAGCGCATGGACATTCTAACTCTGGAGGCTCCATGACATTCACATCATGTGGGCATCAGGAGAGGCCTTCCAGTCCTATGAATACTTTGGTCAAGCAGGTGGGGCATAGAATGCTTCCTTAATCTTACAGTCATTTCCCAGGACAGTGTATTCATGTTTTCAGTACTCATTCTTCATTTTTATGCATGTTGTTAATCATTCTACTGCTAAATCCTTTGTTCTGAATGTATAATGAGGTCTGTCCACCACCTGTTACTCTCAGCTCTCTCTCAATCCTACTTTTCTTCATACAAAATGATATTTTAAGGAATTGGGCTGTCTTTCTTTTAAGCATGGTTCCTTGAatcctactttttctctctttatttgTCATGGTTTAGATTCGTTCAGTCAACTGCAGGAGTTGGTCCCTTTTCTGTATAGACTTGGACTATTATGGTTTCTTCAATGACCCTTTCATGATTCAAAATGTCCTTTTCTTCTTGTGTTATTGTCATGGTATAAAAACCTATGCAAACAGTAGCATCAACCTACGTACTGTGTCCTATTGCGAGAGTTAGTTCTCACGTTTGCAGTGATATAGATTGATCTTTGAATTATTTTCCAGGCAGAAACAGAGCTTTCCATTTCACAACCCAAGGCAACAACTAATAACGTCAGTGCGCAAGCGGCCTATATTCGATCTTCTAATTTGGTAAGTGTTCAAGCGGGGAAAACTGACACAAGTATTTTCTGAGCTGACTTGTGCTCTTTGTAAAAAGGTTTTATGATATAGTGGATACATAACATTATAATATGAGATGTCTGTAGCCAATCCATCTTACCATAAAGTCCAACTGCTTCATGCATCTggtatttgttttgtttgtgtgaGGGTTTTCCACACCATTAGTAGGATCAACTTTATCTTTCCTGAGTAGCTGCTGTCCTATTACAATTTCCCGCCAACTGTCTTTAGCATGCTTACTTTTGCACTTTATGCGGTTATGCACTTATGCCTAGTATCTGAGTTACTTATAGATTGAAAAGAGCTTACACTTTGTTTCTTCACCTCTTTTATGGCCTAA
It encodes:
- the LOC120010205 gene encoding protein ALWAYS EARLY 2 isoform X2: MGPARKSRSVNKRFSNVDETSPGNSNKSKQKRKLSDKLGSRWNKGELQSFYEAYRKYGKDWKKVAAALQNRSVEMVEGLYHMNKAYLSLPEGTASVVGLIAMMTDHYNVMEASDNERESNEVSVMPSQPQKCKRAKIQQIGFKENLLPRSKASSDGCLASLKKVYTDGGQPLVVKKRTPRFPTFCMRDDAENHVSPKTIVRAVEADTNGDEGAHVAALALTEASLKGGSPPVSRAANRRMELIKSPAVTHFEREMSQSENGEAKLHDSSIRGNLMESGVRVRVAENSSSARDTITMVDMEGLSAVEIHRKGKKIYRKKGRVEMIQHGQSDDEEEACSGTKGLRVNSLNGDAYIAVSNTKDEQISHGQRKRSKKLFTGDESHALYALQMLADVSLREIESSVQLKDEKIIMDEGDKFDVHGTASISLHKGKTKNLGSKEKVFHAITTHEDTSSRKSKLGKNFVFVSGTKMSPQVASNKLKRKRNSLLSERSDVEAHTDSHLRKSLEPEVLAEEEYIFKMNGRQSDQISSSLKQWQSVGAPGDSSIDSYRTTLRADLEVSTTQVSSSSQVSFLPSKRSRRKMDLKRTFSPKEMKTSDNTMKFQDNILKEKLCSCLSSRLVQKWCISEWFYSSIDYPWFAKREFVEYLNHVGLGHIPRLTRVEWGVIRSSLGKPRRFSERFLCEEREKLNQYRDSVRKHYSELRSGIREGLPTDLAWPLSVGQQVIAVHPKTRDVNCGKVLTVDHDKCRVQFDRPEIGVGFVMDIDCMPANPLDNMPEVLRRRRFPIPKELQAHGHSNSGGSMTFTSCGHQERPSSPMNTLVKQAETELSISQPKATTNNVSAQAAYIRSSNLASSALPNLRQQNTCKGSLLPPWLKPQAVSNFQVDLSISPESSVSQESGSSVVEIVRRSRSKAHTMVNAAMQAMSSLKEGEDAFMRIGASLESVDKRQLTSDSRVPMVRSSEHVNGTLDHCKRSITCTSEPQLACSVSGSDPRDETDKNDAKISSELITSCVSTLLMIQTCTERQYPPADVAQIIDSAVTSLRPCCPQNLPIYREIQMCMGRIKTQILALIPT
- the LOC120010205 gene encoding protein ALWAYS EARLY 2 isoform X1; amino-acid sequence: MGPARKSRSVNKRFSNVDETSPGNSNKSKQKRKLSDKLGSRWNKGELQSFYEAYRKYGKDWKKVAAALQNRSVEMVEGLYHMNKAYLSLPEGTASVVGLIAMMTDHYNVMEASDNERESNEVSVMPSQPQKCKRAKIQQIGFKENLLPRSKASSDGCLASLKKVYTDGMLTCLGGAFSLGGQPLVVKKRTPRFPTFCMRDDAENHVSPKTIVRAVEADTNGDEGAHVAALALTEASLKGGSPPVSRAANRRMELIKSPAVTHFEREMSQSENGEAKLHDSSIRGNLMESGVRVRVAENSSSARDTITMVDMEGLSAVEIHRKGKKIYRKKGRVEMIQHGQSDDEEEACSGTKGLRVNSLNGDAYIAVSNTKDEQISHGQRKRSKKLFTGDESHALYALQMLADVSLREIESSVQLKDEKIIMDEGDKFDVHGTASISLHKGKTKNLGSKEKVFHAITTHEDTSSRKSKLGKNFVFVSGTKMSPQVASNKLKRKRNSLLSERSDVEAHTDSHLRKSLEPEVLAEEEYIFKMNGRQSDQISSSLKQWQSVGAPGDSSIDSYRTTLRADLEVSTTQVSSSSQVSFLPSKRSRRKMDLKRTFSPKEMKTSDNTMKFQDNILKEKLCSCLSSRLVQKWCISEWFYSSIDYPWFAKREFVEYLNHVGLGHIPRLTRVEWGVIRSSLGKPRRFSERFLCEEREKLNQYRDSVRKHYSELRSGIREGLPTDLAWPLSVGQQVIAVHPKTRDVNCGKVLTVDHDKCRVQFDRPEIGVGFVMDIDCMPANPLDNMPEVLRRRRFPIPKELQAHGHSNSGGSMTFTSCGHQERPSSPMNTLVKQAETELSISQPKATTNNVSAQAAYIRSSNLASSALPNLRQQNTCKGSLLPPWLKPQAVSNFQVDLSISPESSVSQESGSSVVEIVRRSRSKAHTMVNAAMQAMSSLKEGEDAFMRIGASLESVDKRQLTSDSRVPMVRSSEHVNGTLDHCKRSITCTSEPQLACSVSGSDPRDETDKNDAKISSELITSCVSTLLMIQTCTERQYPPADVAQIIDSAVTSLRPCCPQNLPIYREIQMCMGRIKTQILALIPT